Proteins encoded within one genomic window of Raineyella fluvialis:
- a CDS encoding phospholipase D family protein, producing MFEPDSRVVLMDQLRPPAGYRLEAAVTTTFTLHLPTALVAPLAFASYDMRTREDPIAALEAVRACADRVDIFCQAGQIAVPQQASDLMAFLEPMLHPVHRPRPGYLFHPKIWFLRYTAEDLPDAYRLICSTRNLADSRAWDAVVTLEGIAGGRRHDSNRSLARFLRQLPNWAVTDLAPERLARVNDLADRAERVDWSLPDHVSEMHFHAFGVPRLRAEPDFTGYRHLVISPFLDAAGIRHVSGANTRDVALVSRPEALDALGPESLAGLRRPGGEAVFVLDPLANADITAVEATTTEAGDARSAQPGSTKEPGSSASELVGLHAKVTVVERNRGETHVFIGSANATSAAYGGNVEFVVELVGRSQHLGVDAMMTLPDDPQTSANLRTLLQAYAPGADHPIPEEDAAVRDLENLLRTLAAVPFGITVEHVDGTYQLHLTSETELAIPADHVVQLALLTQPGISRTQTESGRTDACFQVVLPDITPFVTMRVTDPHGVTVSTVVHAPLENDPPNRLDEVLARQVDTPEKFLRFLSLLLGLSDPAALWTATTGPDGQSGGAWDPAFGGSTGIFELVVRALADRPEALRDLDRLVRRLRATDQGRNVLPQGFDELWATVMDVLEPREARR from the coding sequence GTGTTTGAGCCCGACAGCCGTGTCGTCCTGATGGACCAGCTCCGCCCACCCGCCGGCTACCGGCTCGAGGCCGCAGTGACGACAACGTTCACCCTGCACCTGCCGACAGCGCTGGTCGCCCCGCTCGCCTTCGCCTCGTACGACATGCGCACACGCGAGGACCCGATCGCCGCGCTGGAGGCGGTACGAGCCTGCGCCGACCGCGTCGACATCTTCTGCCAAGCCGGCCAGATCGCCGTCCCCCAGCAGGCATCCGACCTGATGGCTTTCCTCGAGCCGATGCTGCACCCCGTCCACCGTCCGCGGCCCGGATACCTCTTCCATCCCAAGATCTGGTTCCTGCGCTACACCGCGGAGGACCTTCCGGACGCCTATCGACTGATCTGCTCGACCCGGAACTTGGCTGACAGCCGCGCATGGGATGCCGTCGTCACTCTCGAGGGGATCGCCGGCGGTCGTCGCCACGACAGCAACCGGTCGCTGGCCCGGTTCCTCCGACAGCTGCCCAACTGGGCCGTCACCGACCTGGCGCCCGAGCGACTCGCCCGGGTGAACGACTTGGCCGACCGTGCCGAGCGAGTGGACTGGTCCCTGCCCGACCACGTCAGTGAGATGCACTTCCACGCCTTCGGTGTGCCTCGCCTTCGGGCTGAGCCCGACTTCACCGGCTACCGCCACCTCGTCATTTCCCCCTTCCTCGACGCCGCCGGCATTCGCCACGTCAGCGGTGCCAACACCAGGGACGTGGCACTGGTCTCCCGCCCGGAGGCGCTGGATGCCCTGGGGCCCGAGTCCCTTGCCGGCCTACGACGTCCCGGCGGGGAGGCGGTTTTCGTCCTCGACCCCTTGGCGAATGCGGACATCACCGCGGTCGAAGCGACGACGACAGAGGCAGGAGATGCCAGGTCCGCCCAGCCGGGCAGCACGAAGGAACCCGGGTCCTCGGCCAGCGAACTGGTGGGCCTGCATGCCAAGGTCACCGTCGTGGAGCGCAACCGCGGTGAGACCCACGTCTTCATCGGCTCGGCCAACGCCACCTCGGCCGCCTACGGAGGCAACGTCGAGTTCGTGGTCGAACTGGTCGGCCGGTCCCAGCACCTGGGCGTCGACGCCATGATGACGCTGCCGGACGACCCCCAGACGAGCGCCAACCTCCGAACCCTGCTGCAGGCGTACGCCCCCGGCGCCGACCATCCGATCCCGGAGGAGGACGCCGCGGTCCGCGACCTGGAGAACCTGCTGCGTACGCTGGCCGCGGTTCCCTTCGGAATCACCGTTGAGCACGTCGACGGCACCTACCAGCTGCACCTGACCAGCGAGACCGAGCTGGCCATCCCGGCTGACCACGTCGTCCAGCTCGCCCTGCTCACACAGCCCGGGATCAGCCGCACTCAGACCGAGTCCGGTCGGACTGACGCGTGCTTCCAGGTCGTGCTGCCCGACATCACGCCGTTCGTCACGATGCGCGTCACCGATCCCCACGGCGTGACCGTCAGCACCGTCGTGCACGCACCCCTGGAGAACGACCCGCCGAACCGGCTCGACGAGGTGCTGGCCCGCCAGGTCGATACCCCTGAGAAGTTCCTGCGCTTCCTGTCGCTCCTGCTCGGACTCAGCGATCCCGCCGCCCTGTGGACTGCGACAACGGGGCCCGACGGACAGTCCGGGGGCGCCTGGGATCCGGCATTCGGGGGAAGTACTGGCATTTTCGAACTCGTCGTCCGGGCACTGGCCGACCGTCCGGAAGCACTTCGAGACCTGGACCGGTTGGTCCGTCGTCTCCGGGCGACCGACCAAGGGCGCAACGTGCTGCCGCAGGGCTTCGACGAGCTTTGGGCGACCGTGATGGACGTTCTCGAGCCGAGGGAGGCGCGACGATGA
- a CDS encoding DUF6884 domain-containing protein, giving the protein MSTTGYEHCSTPGASDPDSTLFCEEPFALVSCGKAKRSAPSAAADLYTSDSFRKRRAIAEDAGRAWFILSAQHGLVPPDEVLAPYDLALAETGPDYRSAWGAWVVAKLMHKVGPLNSKSVLVLAPAAYADAIRPHLQQAGARLKEPLVGLRQGEQGAWLAAEVRRHRLAGGGPATTAAPVTVASVDDHVREARDAAVAAALVAYRESNEKLHESRLGYADTAEADELLQTDPFAFLLGVVLDEGIRAERAWGGPLELKKRLGHLDPWRVRDQRDDVRAAVAGPPALHRFVEIMAEAIVDAADRVCSTYGGDASRLWAPGSTAAQVDARLRKFRKIGPKKAAMAVELLVTHFGIELAELQGTNVAYDVHVRRVFLRTGLVDRDDIREVTRAARSLYPARPGYLDLPAWLIGRGWCHATGPDCAQCPWAMSARC; this is encoded by the coding sequence TTGTCCACTACCGGCTACGAGCACTGCTCGACACCGGGGGCTTCAGACCCCGACTCCACTCTCTTTTGTGAAGAGCCCTTTGCCCTTGTCTCGTGTGGGAAGGCCAAGCGGTCAGCTCCGAGCGCCGCCGCGGATCTCTACACGTCGGATAGCTTCCGCAAGCGTCGCGCGATCGCCGAGGATGCCGGACGAGCGTGGTTCATCCTGTCTGCCCAGCACGGTCTAGTGCCGCCGGACGAGGTCCTCGCGCCATACGACCTGGCGCTCGCCGAGACCGGCCCGGACTACCGCTCCGCCTGGGGAGCCTGGGTCGTCGCGAAGCTGATGCACAAGGTCGGCCCGTTGAACAGCAAGTCGGTGCTCGTCCTGGCACCCGCCGCGTACGCCGATGCGATCAGACCGCACCTCCAGCAGGCCGGAGCCCGGCTCAAGGAGCCTCTGGTCGGCCTGCGCCAGGGCGAACAAGGCGCATGGCTGGCAGCCGAAGTCAGACGCCACCGTCTCGCAGGTGGGGGACCGGCCACTACCGCGGCTCCCGTAACGGTGGCTTCGGTTGACGACCACGTGCGCGAAGCCCGGGACGCGGCCGTTGCTGCTGCCCTGGTGGCCTACCGCGAGAGCAACGAGAAGCTGCATGAATCGCGACTCGGATATGCCGACACGGCCGAGGCCGACGAATTACTGCAGACTGATCCGTTCGCCTTCCTCCTCGGCGTCGTGCTCGACGAAGGCATCCGGGCCGAACGGGCATGGGGAGGCCCACTCGAGCTGAAGAAGCGCCTGGGACACCTGGATCCGTGGCGAGTGCGCGACCAACGCGACGACGTCCGCGCGGCGGTGGCCGGCCCGCCGGCGCTCCACCGCTTCGTCGAGATCATGGCCGAGGCGATCGTCGATGCCGCCGACCGGGTGTGCTCCACGTACGGCGGTGACGCGAGCCGGCTCTGGGCGCCGGGATCCACGGCTGCCCAGGTCGACGCACGGCTCCGGAAGTTCCGCAAGATCGGACCTAAGAAGGCAGCCATGGCCGTGGAACTGCTCGTGACCCACTTCGGCATCGAGCTCGCCGAACTCCAAGGAACCAACGTCGCCTACGACGTGCACGTGCGGCGGGTGTTCCTCCGCACCGGGCTCGTCGATCGCGACGACATCCGCGAAGTCACCCGGGCCGCGCGATCCCTGTACCCCGCTCGGCCCGGCTACCTGGACCTGCCCGCCTGGCTGATCGGGCGAGGCTGGTGCCACGCCACTGGGCCCGACTGCGCTCAGTGCCCCTGGGCGATGTCTGCCCGATGCTGA
- a CDS encoding TRAFAC clade GTPase domain-containing protein, with product MAPKVKEQNIAVFGESGSGKTVLLSSFYGATQEPSFLSSNLYQVLADDTSQGLRLHANYLKMSKAAQVPPTNRFDAVPYSFTIRPKDGDGAAAAPSSSFGALRLVWHDYPGQWFEQDPSSDEVSRRRVETFTKLLKSDVALVLVDGQKLLDYAGEEEKYFRMMLGGLRVGLEKLKDDILADGKPLEEFPRIWILALSKADLHPELDVQGFKDLLVEKAAGDIVMLQQTLKGFVQAPEALSLGEDFMLLSSAKFEPGKIEVTERVGLDLILPVATMLPLERVAQWAEKVDMPLRMLGGLVDHANEFAVVLTGAAGTLLTKVLSKVPKVGPVLAPLAVPALAELIKSGGAKLEEIHAQALANRDYLTATLTQFRLDLDRGVKDRLLVKSPW from the coding sequence ATGGCGCCGAAGGTGAAGGAACAGAACATTGCCGTTTTTGGGGAAAGCGGCAGCGGCAAGACCGTCCTACTTTCGTCGTTCTATGGCGCGACCCAGGAACCCTCATTTCTCAGCAGCAACTTGTACCAAGTACTGGCCGACGACACCAGCCAGGGCCTTCGCCTGCATGCCAACTACCTCAAGATGAGCAAAGCTGCGCAGGTTCCGCCGACCAATCGTTTCGATGCGGTTCCGTACTCCTTCACGATCAGGCCGAAGGATGGGGATGGGGCGGCGGCCGCCCCATCAAGTTCGTTTGGTGCGCTGCGCTTGGTCTGGCACGACTACCCAGGCCAATGGTTCGAGCAGGATCCGAGCAGTGACGAAGTGTCCCGGCGTCGGGTCGAGACCTTCACCAAGCTCCTAAAGTCCGACGTCGCTCTCGTGCTGGTCGACGGGCAAAAGCTCCTCGACTACGCGGGTGAGGAGGAGAAGTACTTCAGGATGATGCTCGGGGGTCTGCGCGTCGGGCTGGAGAAACTCAAGGACGACATCTTGGCGGATGGCAAGCCACTGGAGGAGTTTCCGCGCATCTGGATCCTCGCCCTCTCAAAGGCGGACTTGCACCCTGAGTTGGATGTCCAAGGGTTCAAGGACCTGCTCGTTGAGAAGGCTGCGGGTGACATCGTCATGCTGCAGCAGACGCTCAAGGGTTTCGTCCAGGCGCCCGAGGCCTTGTCGCTCGGCGAAGACTTCATGCTGCTGTCCTCGGCCAAGTTCGAGCCTGGCAAGATCGAGGTGACTGAGCGGGTCGGCCTCGACCTCATCCTCCCGGTGGCCACGATGCTTCCTCTTGAACGGGTCGCACAGTGGGCAGAAAAGGTCGATATGCCTCTCAGGATGCTGGGGGGACTGGTCGACCACGCCAACGAGTTCGCCGTGGTTCTCACAGGTGCGGCAGGAACCTTGCTCACCAAGGTCCTGAGCAAGGTTCCCAAGGTTGGCCCGGTCCTCGCACCACTCGCCGTTCCCGCGCTGGCAGAACTCATCAAGTCGGGTGGGGCGAAACTCGAGGAGATCCATGCGCAAGCGCTCGCGAACAGGGACTATCTCACGGCGACCCTCACGCAGTTTCGGCTTGACTTGGACCGCGGTGTGAAGGACCGCTTGCTGGTCAAAAGCCCGTGGTAG
- a CDS encoding helicase — translation MSERRAFVAQPVLDGLTSFQRNTVEHVIDRFYGDDPTDRFLVADETGLGKTIVARGVIARTVERLQRNDHVDRIDVVYVCSNLDLAHQNLRKLNVTGGAQHGIASRLTLLAKHSRDFTQPGDDGLMKAVNLVSFTPGTSFSSSWRSGTAQERAMLYLLLEKKMRLTGWRAKGALQVLQGTVSTSGRFRDWYVSDLRRQLTHGRAPIVEALDDPELPDCLDPAISRPFLAAAAAGERSLLDEFEDLLQDVRYSKKWDVAWPLVARLRALLARESVRLLTPDLVILDEFQRFRDLLVEDSEAGELAHHLFNYNEEGTDHRAKVLLLSATPFKPFTYAEEAQSGDDHHRDFLEIVRFLAGGREGAVTDGIAEALRDYRNAVVTGRGAADLTHQVRDRLLSVMERTERPRLLTSTMTSERAVPLAPPPADDLRGYVAMQQVARQVGAPFPVSYWKSAPYFVNFMDGYKVADQVRAALADPSRAGEVRALLDRTQQIDFGALDAYEPIDMGNARLRELAARTVDQGWWKLLWVPPSLPYLTPSGPYAEEFAQDVTKRLIFSSWTATPGAVASLLSYEADRLGAGETYRGMTAKERDKDRHNRRNLLGYRMDPEGERERPSSMSTLAIFWPMPGLARVGDPRRPDLHRGEESKHLDPQRLHATVVERLRDDHRVDLPDTAGQRASHWYEALRRPDSTPEGLTADRVQDAASGSTGDDQDSGPGGSDTSRQSSERRFRHIELALRIRGQQQDRTVTDETLDLIARVATHSPGNAAYRALSRIAATQPQVTETGLWQAAARMSSAFRTLFSRPETVLLLDQLIPEQVPYWHKVLQYCAWGNLQAVLDEFVHHVHAAQGGAALDDDGLMDVARSVATALELRPATYELFDPDDPGKQQRIRARFALRFGSRRATEESNRQPVVRQAFNSPFWPFVLATTSVGQEGVDFHWWCHAVMHWNTPANPIDFEQREGRVDRFDGHAVRRNIAARHRRAILTNEEPNPWRVAYELAEDERERLGEFAPHWVYPGPARIERHVAPFPLSIDSARLDEIKRDVALYRLTFGQPRQEDMLELLKVHYSEASPEELEKLRLDLSAPMSDRWDGAAGKAHRVTTAGPPATLVRAEADTVAITHPFPIESGSD, via the coding sequence ATGAGTGAGCGCCGAGCGTTCGTGGCCCAACCCGTCCTGGATGGCCTCACCAGCTTCCAGCGCAACACCGTCGAGCACGTCATCGACCGCTTCTACGGTGACGACCCGACAGACCGCTTCCTCGTTGCGGACGAGACGGGCCTGGGCAAGACCATCGTCGCTCGCGGCGTCATCGCGCGCACCGTCGAGCGACTGCAGCGCAACGACCACGTCGACCGGATCGACGTCGTCTACGTCTGCTCCAACCTCGACCTGGCCCATCAGAACCTGCGCAAGCTCAACGTCACCGGTGGAGCCCAGCACGGCATCGCCAGCCGGTTGACCTTGCTCGCCAAGCACTCGCGCGACTTCACCCAGCCCGGTGATGACGGCCTGATGAAGGCCGTCAACCTGGTCTCCTTCACGCCAGGGACGTCGTTCAGCAGCAGTTGGCGGTCTGGGACGGCGCAGGAGCGGGCGATGCTCTACCTCCTGCTCGAGAAGAAGATGCGGCTCACCGGCTGGCGGGCGAAGGGGGCGCTCCAGGTGTTGCAGGGCACCGTATCGACCTCGGGACGGTTCCGGGACTGGTACGTGAGCGATCTGCGTAGGCAGCTCACCCACGGCCGCGCACCCATCGTCGAAGCTCTAGACGATCCCGAACTTCCCGACTGCCTCGACCCCGCCATCTCCCGTCCCTTCCTCGCCGCTGCGGCTGCGGGGGAGCGCAGCCTGCTCGATGAGTTCGAGGACCTGCTGCAGGATGTCCGCTACAGCAAGAAGTGGGACGTCGCCTGGCCCTTGGTCGCCCGACTGCGCGCACTGCTGGCCCGGGAGAGTGTCCGATTGCTCACCCCTGACCTCGTGATCCTCGACGAGTTCCAACGGTTCCGGGACCTGCTGGTGGAGGACAGCGAAGCCGGCGAGCTGGCCCACCACCTGTTCAACTACAACGAGGAGGGCACCGACCACCGGGCCAAGGTGCTGCTGCTCTCGGCCACGCCGTTCAAGCCGTTCACCTACGCCGAGGAGGCCCAGAGCGGTGACGACCACCACCGCGACTTCCTCGAGATCGTCCGCTTCCTGGCCGGAGGCCGGGAGGGTGCGGTCACCGACGGGATCGCCGAGGCACTGCGGGACTACCGCAACGCCGTGGTGACCGGTCGTGGTGCGGCCGACCTCACCCACCAGGTCCGCGACCGCCTGCTCAGCGTGATGGAACGCACTGAACGGCCGCGTCTGCTGACCTCCACCATGACCAGCGAGCGCGCAGTCCCGCTCGCCCCGCCACCGGCTGACGACCTGCGGGGATACGTCGCCATGCAGCAGGTCGCTCGCCAGGTCGGCGCCCCGTTCCCGGTGAGCTACTGGAAGTCCGCACCCTATTTCGTCAACTTCATGGACGGCTACAAGGTCGCCGACCAGGTCCGGGCCGCGCTGGCCGATCCATCACGCGCTGGCGAGGTTCGTGCCCTGCTGGACCGGACCCAGCAGATCGACTTCGGAGCCCTCGATGCCTACGAGCCCATCGACATGGGCAACGCCCGGCTACGCGAGCTGGCCGCCCGAACCGTCGACCAGGGCTGGTGGAAGCTGCTGTGGGTGCCGCCGTCGCTGCCGTACCTGACCCCGAGCGGGCCGTACGCCGAGGAGTTCGCGCAGGACGTGACCAAGCGCCTGATCTTCTCGTCGTGGACAGCGACCCCGGGTGCGGTCGCCTCCCTGCTCAGCTATGAGGCCGATCGGCTGGGGGCTGGCGAGACCTACCGGGGCATGACGGCGAAGGAACGGGACAAGGACCGGCACAATCGCCGCAACCTGCTCGGCTACCGGATGGACCCTGAGGGTGAGCGGGAACGACCCTCGTCGATGTCGACCCTGGCGATCTTCTGGCCGATGCCGGGCCTCGCCCGCGTCGGGGACCCTCGGCGCCCCGATCTGCATCGTGGAGAAGAGAGCAAACACCTCGACCCGCAGCGGTTGCATGCCACCGTGGTGGAACGGCTGCGTGACGATCATCGCGTCGATCTCCCTGACACAGCCGGCCAGCGGGCGTCTCACTGGTACGAGGCGCTTCGGCGCCCGGACTCGACACCGGAGGGTCTGACCGCTGACCGGGTTCAGGATGCCGCCAGCGGCTCCACCGGTGATGACCAGGACTCGGGCCCGGGCGGATCCGACACGAGCAGGCAGAGCAGCGAGCGCCGGTTCCGACACATCGAGCTGGCCCTGCGGATCCGCGGCCAACAGCAGGACCGCACCGTCACTGACGAGACGCTCGACCTGATCGCCCGGGTCGCGACCCACAGCCCTGGCAACGCCGCCTACCGCGCACTGTCACGCATCGCCGCTACGCAGCCGCAGGTCACCGAGACAGGACTCTGGCAGGCAGCGGCACGCATGTCGTCGGCCTTCCGCACCTTGTTCTCCAGGCCCGAGACCGTCCTGTTGCTCGACCAGCTCATCCCCGAGCAGGTGCCCTACTGGCACAAGGTGTTGCAGTACTGCGCCTGGGGCAATCTGCAGGCAGTGCTCGACGAGTTCGTCCATCACGTCCATGCCGCCCAGGGAGGTGCCGCCCTGGACGACGACGGGCTCATGGACGTCGCGCGCTCCGTCGCCACGGCACTCGAACTGCGCCCGGCCACGTACGAACTGTTCGATCCCGATGATCCCGGTAAGCAGCAGAGGATCCGAGCGCGCTTCGCCCTGCGATTCGGCAGTCGACGCGCGACTGAGGAGAGCAACAGGCAGCCGGTCGTCCGCCAGGCCTTCAACAGTCCGTTCTGGCCCTTCGTGCTGGCCACCACGAGCGTGGGACAGGAGGGCGTCGACTTCCACTGGTGGTGCCATGCGGTGATGCACTGGAACACGCCGGCCAACCCCATCGACTTCGAGCAACGGGAGGGCCGCGTTGACCGCTTCGACGGCCACGCAGTGCGCCGCAATATTGCGGCACGGCACCGTAGGGCGATCCTCACGAATGAGGAGCCGAACCCCTGGCGGGTGGCGTACGAGTTGGCCGAGGACGAGCGGGAACGGCTGGGAGAGTTCGCTCCGCATTGGGTGTATCCCGGGCCGGCGCGCATCGAGCGCCATGTGGCGCCATTTCCGCTCAGCATCGACTCCGCGCGGCTGGACGAGATCAAGCGGGACGTGGCGCTGTACCGACTGACCTTCGGGCAGCCACGGCAGGAGGACATGCTCGAGCTTCTGAAGGTGCACTACTCGGAGGCGAGTCCGGAGGAGTTGGAGAAGCTGCGGCTGGACCTGAGCGCGCCGATGAGCGATCGGTGGGATGGAGCAGCTGGCAAGGCCCATCGTGTGACCACCGCGGGACCTCCGGCGACGCTCGTCCGAGCCGAGGCCGATACTGTTGCCATCACACATCCGTTCCCGATCGAAAGTGGCAGTGACTGA